The sequence below is a genomic window from Sphingobium sp. EP60837.
AAAGGGCGGTGGTTTGCCGGGCTACGCTATGCTGACAGCAGCATCGATGGGCCGGGCTCGCATCACGCTGGAGCCACGCTGATAGGCCGCGTGGGCTTCAACCTTTAGCTTTCCATGTCACCTTCGCGGTCGCGGTCAGGCCGCCAGCGCCATGGCGACGAGGTCTGCTGACGCCACGCCCGCCGAGCGCAGGAACCCTTGATAATAGTCGCATCCTTCGCGGGCGAGCAGATCGAGTTGCTGCTGCGTTTCCACGCCCTCCGCGATGACGGCGAGGCCGAGGGACTTGGCCATGTGGATGACTCCCCGCACGATGATGCGGTCGCGGGCGGTGCCCGCTATGTCCTGCGCCAGGCCGCTGTCGATCTTGAGATAGTCGAGCGGCAAGCTCTTCAGGTAGGCGAGGCTGGAGTAGCCGGTGCCAAAATCATCGACCGCGACCGCCAACCCTTCGGCCCGCAATGCGGTCAGGAGCGCGGTGGCCGCACCGACATTTTCGATGAGCCCGCTTTCGGTAATCTCAACGGTCAGGCGCGCGCGTGGAAAGCCACTGCCATCGACGAGATTGAGGAACTGACTCATGAAGCCAGGCTGAGCGATGTCCGCGGCCGTCACATTTATCGACAGGCGCAGATGCGACAGCGCACGGGGCCATGCGGCTGCCTGATGCAACGCTTCGGCCTGTATATGGGCCGAAAGCGGGAGCATATAGTCGGACCGCTCGGCCGCGGCGAAGAGCATGCCCGCGCCAAGTGAGCCATATTGCGGATGATTCCAGCGCGCGAGCGCCTCCACGCCGACCATATGAACGCCATCCACCGGATATTGCGGCTGAAACAAGATACCGATCTCCCCCCTGTGGAGGGCCAGGCGGAGGTCGGTTTCGAGCTGGTCCGGATCGACTTGACGGCTGCGCTTTTCAGCAGAGAAGATGCGGATGCCCTCCCCGCCTCCGGCCCTCGCATCGGCCAGTGCAGTGCCCGCACGGCGGAGCAGGCGGGTAGCGTCGTCGTCGGCGCGCGACTGGGCAATGCCGCAGCGCGCGGTGAGGCGAATGAGGTGATCGCCCGCGCTGAATGGCCGGCCGATCGCTGCCATGAGCTGACGAGCCAGGAAGGTCGCCCGGTCGCTCGCCGCCGCTTCGCCGGTCAGGCCGATGAGAAATTCGGTCCCCGCAATGCGCGCGACGATTGCGCCGGGTGCGGCGTCACCGGCCATGCGCTCGATCCGACGGGCGATGCGGCCCAGCAATGCGTCGCCCACGACCTGGCCATAGGCAGCATTCATGCGATCGAACTGGCTGATGGAAAGCAGCAGAATTGTCTTCGCGAGCCCTGAGCGCTTCTCCAGCCAATCGAGCGCCGCCTGGCGTGAGCGAAGGCCAGTCAGGTCATCGCGTCCAGCCGCATCATGACCATGCGCCTCCGACAGCCACTCGACATCGGCGGCGACGGTGCCATCGATCCGTCGCACGTGATGCACAAGCCTGTCATCCGGCCGTCCGGGAGCGGCATGGGCGAAGACTTCCGCCCGGCCAGAACGCATCATGCCGCGCAGCGCCGCGATGACCGAACGGCGTTCGGAACGCGGCAGGCAGCGGACGAAGCGCGCGGGGCTGATCGTCTGACGATCGAGATTGAGATGCCGGGCGAGATTGTCGCTGAGCCGTACAGCACGCCCGCCCTCCTCCAATTCCCAGAAAAGCGCATCGCCACGGCGGATGCGCTGGGCTCTTTGGCTGTGTGTCACGCCGCCGCCGAGGCGATCGACCAGCCGCTGGGCGGAGGCGAGCGTTGCGTGCATCTGTTCCGGCGAGAATGGTGCGGCGAGAAAATGAGTCGCGCCAGCCTCGAACAGTCCCGATGTCCCGCCCACATTTGGGGCATCGATGAGTGCAATCAGCGCGCCACCGCCTGCCTCGACTGCGGGAAGGATGGAAGCGATCAGGCGGACATCACCTTCCGAAGCGTGACGCATGTCGACTATCGCGATCTGAGCATCGCTGTGAAGGAATCGTTGCGCCGCGTCGGTCGGCCGCCGCGCGGCGATGGCGCGCCAGCCAGCCTGATCAGCTGCTCGCGACAGCCCATCACGATCTCCAGGAGACAGGATGAAAAGGCTGCGCTGTCCATGCAGTGCGGTTTCACCGCTCACGTTAAAACTCCTAGGGCGCAGCGCATTGGGCGTAGATAGTGGAAAGGGGTTAGCGACCCGTTCACGCCGCTGCAACCGGCAGTGCTTGCGCGGCGGTTTGCCATGGCTTAGCTAGTCGAACATGAACAAGCCCGATCTCCCGCGCACGGGCCTGACCGATGCGTTGGGCCGCCGGATCAACTATTTGCGGATTTCGGTGACGGATCGCTGCGACCTGCGCTGCCGCTATTGCATGGCGGAGCGGATGAGCTTCCTACCCAAGGATCAGGTACTGACGCTGGAGGAGATCGCGCTGCTGGCGGACCTCTTCATTGCGCGGGGGGTTCGCAAGATCCGGCTGACGGGCGGTGAACCGCTGGTTCGCCGGGACATTGTCGATCTGGTCCACCGCATCGGGCGGCATTTGGGCGAAGGTCTGGACGAACTGACGCTGACCACCAACGGCACCAGGCTCGCTCAGCACGCCGACGCGCTGTTCGATGCCGGGGTGCGACGGATCAACGTGAGCCTGGACAGCCGCGATCCGGAACGCTTTGCCCATGTGACGCGCAACGGCAATATCGGGCGGGTGTTTGAGGGGCTTGCAGCGGCGAAGGCGGCGAGCCTAGCGGTGAAGATCAACATGGTGGCGCTGAAAGGCGTGAATGAAGATGAGATCCTGCCAATGCTGCATTGGTGCCATGAGCAGGGTTTCGACCTGACGCTGATCGAAACGATGCCGTTGGGCGAGACTGGCGAGGATCGGACGGATCATTATCTGCCGCTGACGGAAGTCGTGGATCAGCTGCGGGCGCATCATGAACTGCGGCCGCTTGCGCATCGGACGGGCGGGCCGTCACGTTATCATGCGGTAGAGGGCCTGACGGCGCGGTTGGGACTGATCACGCCGCTGACGAACAATTTCTGCGCAGATTGCAATCGGATGCGGATGACTTGCGAGGGCAAGATTTTCATGTGCCTGGGGCATGAGGATCATGTGGATCTGAAGTCGGCCTTTCGCGAAGGCGGGCTGTTGGCGGTCGAGCCGCTGATCGATCGAGCGCTCCGGCTGAAGCCTGCCGCCCACGACTTCCGCATCGGCGCGGGCGCACCTGGCGCAGCGGTCAGCCGCCACATGAGCGTGACCGGCGGATGAGCGAGGAGCCCCGGCGGGCCCTGCTCGCCTCCCCCACTCAGGCCGCCAGGGCCGCGGAGGAGCGGCTGCGCGCCGCTTATGACTTCGTGCCGGTCGAGCAGGCCAATATGATCATCGCGCTCGGTGGCGATGGCTTCATGCTGCAGACGCTGCATTCGATGCTGGAGGGCCACAGGATCATGCCGGTATTTGGCATGAACCTGGGCACGGTCGGCTTCCTGATGAATGAATGGCGGCTGGAACGGCTGGAGCAGCGGATCGAGGCGGCGAAGCCGTTCAAGGTCAATCCGCTGCGCATGACCGTCGATACCGTCGATGGCGAGCGTTTCTCGATCCCCGCGATCAATGAAGTGTCGCTGCTGCGTGAGACGCGCCAAACGGCGAAGCTGGAAGTGCATGTGAACGGGCGCACCGCGCTTTCCGAACTGGTTTGCGACGGCGTGCTGGTAGCGACTCCAGCGGGATCGACCGCCTATAATCTTTCGGCGCATGGCCCGATCCTGCCGCTGGGTTCGGGGCTGGTCGCGCTGACGCCGATCAGCCCGTTCCGACCCCGCCGGTGGAGAGGCGCTATCCTGCCGGAAAGCACCGCGATTCGTTTTACCGTGCTGGACCCGGTGAAACGTCCAGTCAGCGCCGTGGCGGATCAGCGGGAAGTTCGCGATGTCGCGCAGGTGGAAGTGCAGATCGATCGGGGCACGCCGCTCACGCTGCTGTTCGACCCCGAACATACGCTGGATGACCGCATTGCGGCCGAACAATTCATCGCCTAAAAAAATTCGCAATTCTGCGCTTGCCATCCGAAGAATCCCACTGCTATAGGCGCGGCCTGCCCAGCGAGAGCCGGGCTGCTCCCCGATAGCTCAGCGGTAGAGCATTCGACTGTTAATCGAATGGCCGTAGGTTCGAATCCTACTCGGGGAGCCACTTTCACCACTCTGGCGGGTGTTCAAAATGGCCGGAAATCCCTATAGATCAGGATGATAGCGCGGAGATTTTGCGCACGTAGGCGATCGTATGTTGCGCGAGGCGCGCGTCGGCTTGCGTGAACCGCCTGGGCGGCCTGAGCCTATCGTGGGCGCCCCTTTTCGAAAGAAGAGGAGCGCTTGGATAAGCTCAGCCCAATGGCGGGAGCTAGCGAGACATGCGTGGTTTAGCGGGGCGGCGAAGCCCCGGTGCTGCCGCTTCAGCGCGATGCGAACTGACGGGGTTTAAGCGCCAGCGCCCAGCGCTGGGGCGCTGCGTCAGGAGCGTTTTCGCGCACGAAGCATTGGCCGCGGCGAGCGCGGATGGCTCGACATAGGGCGGCCGCTTCAATGCGATCGTTGAAGCCGCTGACAGCCAGGCGAGAATAGCTGACGCCGTTCACCGTGATCTGGCTGGTGAGTACGGGCAGGGTTGAAAGCGCGTTGTTGCGGCGTGCCATCTCAAACCATTTTTCCTTGGCGATAGCAGCATTTTCGTAGGCGCCGAGTTGCACGACCCAATTGCTGCTACCCCTTCCTTCCACATGGAAGGCCGCCTGCATGCGGCGGGGCGCGAGTTGGGCACGGACAGTTGCCGGCTGACGGACGCTGGCAACCTTCATCGGCGCTCGAGGCGCTGCGAAAGCCGGGGTGGGGGTTTCGGCAGCCACATAAGCGGCCTGCTGCACGGCTTCGGCCTGCGGCATATCTGCCGCGGCGACTTCCACAGGCACGGGCTCGGCTACAGGTTCCGGCGCGGTAGCTTGTGCGGCCTGGACCGGCGCGGCTTCTGGCGCGAGCGC
It includes:
- the moaA gene encoding GTP 3',8-cyclase MoaA, producing MNKPDLPRTGLTDALGRRINYLRISVTDRCDLRCRYCMAERMSFLPKDQVLTLEEIALLADLFIARGVRKIRLTGGEPLVRRDIVDLVHRIGRHLGEGLDELTLTTNGTRLAQHADALFDAGVRRINVSLDSRDPERFAHVTRNGNIGRVFEGLAAAKAASLAVKINMVALKGVNEDEILPMLHWCHEQGFDLTLIETMPLGETGEDRTDHYLPLTEVVDQLRAHHELRPLAHRTGGPSRYHAVEGLTARLGLITPLTNNFCADCNRMRMTCEGKIFMCLGHEDHVDLKSAFREGGLLAVEPLIDRALRLKPAAHDFRIGAGAPGAAVSRHMSVTGG
- a CDS encoding putative bifunctional diguanylate cyclase/phosphodiesterase; translated protein: MSGETALHGQRSLFILSPGDRDGLSRAADQAGWRAIAARRPTDAAQRFLHSDAQIAIVDMRHASEGDVRLIASILPAVEAGGGALIALIDAPNVGGTSGLFEAGATHFLAAPFSPEQMHATLASAQRLVDRLGGGVTHSQRAQRIRRGDALFWELEEGGRAVRLSDNLARHLNLDRQTISPARFVRCLPRSERRSVIAALRGMMRSGRAEVFAHAAPGRPDDRLVHHVRRIDGTVAADVEWLSEAHGHDAAGRDDLTGLRSRQAALDWLEKRSGLAKTILLLSISQFDRMNAAYGQVVGDALLGRIARRIERMAGDAAPGAIVARIAGTEFLIGLTGEAAASDRATFLARQLMAAIGRPFSAGDHLIRLTARCGIAQSRADDDATRLLRRAGTALADARAGGGEGIRIFSAEKRSRQVDPDQLETDLRLALHRGEIGILFQPQYPVDGVHMVGVEALARWNHPQYGSLGAGMLFAAAERSDYMLPLSAHIQAEALHQAAAWPRALSHLRLSINVTAADIAQPGFMSQFLNLVDGSGFPRARLTVEITESGLIENVGAATALLTALRAEGLAVAVDDFGTGYSSLAYLKSLPLDYLKIDSGLAQDIAGTARDRIIVRGVIHMAKSLGLAVIAEGVETQQQLDLLAREGCDYYQGFLRSAGVASADLVAMALAA
- a CDS encoding NAD kinase, whose amino-acid sequence is MSEEPRRALLASPTQAARAAEERLRAAYDFVPVEQANMIIALGGDGFMLQTLHSMLEGHRIMPVFGMNLGTVGFLMNEWRLERLEQRIEAAKPFKVNPLRMTVDTVDGERFSIPAINEVSLLRETRQTAKLEVHVNGRTALSELVCDGVLVATPAGSTAYNLSAHGPILPLGSGLVALTPISPFRPRRWRGAILPESTAIRFTVLDPVKRPVSAVADQREVRDVAQVEVQIDRGTPLTLLFDPEHTLDDRIAAEQFIA